A region of the Campylobacter showae CSUNSWCD genome:
GACGTAGCCGCCGATATTTAGCATCGCGGAAAAGAGCTGTTGGCCGAAATTTATAAGAAAAGCAAAACCGATAGGAACGACGACGTAGTAGCAAAAAGCAGCGCCAACTAGAAACATAAAAGTCGCCGAAATAACAAACGGGATTACGTACTTTTTCTCGTTTTCGTAGAGTCCAGGCGCTACAAAGAGCCAAAACTGCCAAAAAATAATCGGTAGCGAAAACAAAAATCCAGTAAAAAACGCCACCTTCATCGCTACGAAAAAGGGCTCTTGTACCTCGAGAAAGACCATTTTTTGGTTATCAGGTAGGGTGTTTTGCAGCGGCGCGATGATAAAGTCTAAAATTTGATTCCAAAAGCTAAAGCACACTACAAACATCACGATCACGGTCATGACGCTGATGAAAAGCCTTTTTCTAAGTTCTATTAAATGCGGTTTTAGCTCTTCAAACATTACGCCTCTTTTTTCTCGTTATCGCCCAGCACGGCGTTTTTGACGGCTTCGCCCGGGTTTTTGACCGCTTCGACGCTCTTTTTTACGTCGTTTAGACCGTCTGTGATGCCGCTAGTGACGTCGTTTACGCCCTTTTTTAGCTCGTCGAGCTCCTCAAAGGTAAGCTTTTTTCGCACCGTTTCAGTTGTTTTTGCGATGCTTTCTTTATATTTTTTCGCGTCCTCTTTGAGTTCTTGGATTTTTATCTCTTGATCGAAGCTGCTTTTTGCGTCGTTGACCGTTTTTTTGACGGTTTTAAAAAATTTCGCTATCTCTACCATCGCGCTAGGAAGCTTATCAGGCCCCAAAAATAGCACCGCGATGACGGCTATGACGATGATCTCGGGTAAGCTCATGCCAAACATTTTTTATCCTAATTTTTTATTTTAAAGCGCTTATTTTAGCGTTTTTTATCTCAAATTTGCATAAATCAGCCCGCGATAAATAAAGAAATTTCATCCGCGGTGAGGAAATTTTTGGCGTAATATCGCCCGTTTTTAAATTTTAATTTTCCGCTATTTTTTAGCAGTTGCGCTCTTTGCTCTTGCTCGGCGTTTAGGCTACTTTGCTCTATACCGACGATGCTTCTGGCGCCTAAAAATATCCGCTCTAAATTTAGCTCGTCCGCGCTTAAATTTTCGATTTTCTTAGCGTGCGGATTTTTTACGTAAGCGTTTAAATTTGAAGCGTTATAAAAGCGATGAACCAGCCAAAATCCGACTGCGTAAGCGCCCAGGGCAAGGTAGAATTTGGCCTGCCAGTAGCCAAGATTATGCTTGCAAATTTGGCCGAAATTTGAAATTTCGTACTGTTTTAGTCCGGTTTCTTCGATGCGATCTATCATAAATTTAGCTAGCCTCGGACTATCTTTTGCGTAGTTTATCTTGCTGGCAAAGGGCGTATTTTCTTCAAGCGTTAGCGAGTACGCCGACACGTGTGAAACGCCTAAATTTCGGATATTTTGCGCCTCTTGCTCGAGTCGTTTTTTGGTGTCTAGCTTCGTACCGTAGATGAGATCGACGTTTATATTTTCTAGCCCCGCGGTTTTGGCATTTGCGACTGCCTCGTAGATCTGCCTCGCGTCGTGGATGCGCCCGAGGAATTTTAATTTATCCTCAAAAAAGCTTTGAGCGCCGAAGCTCACGCGATTTACGCCGTATGATTTCATCTGCGAGAGCCACGCTAGGCTTGCCGAGTTTGGATTTGCCTCCGTCGTGATCTCGGCGTCCTTTGCCAGATATGGCGCGACCGCCTCAAATAGCCGCTCATAGTAGCCCCCGTCCACGGCGCTAGGCGTCCCTCCGCCGATAAAAACCGTCTCGATATCGCCGTTTTTCACGTCAAATTTTAAAATCTGCTCCCTAAAATCCGCAATCATCGCGTCAAAATACGCGCCGGTTAAATTTCGTTTGCCAACGACCGAGCCAAAGGCGCAGTATGGACATTTGCTCTCGCAAAACGGGATGTGGACGTAAAGAAGCATTTTGACCTTTGTTTTTGCCGTATTTTAGCAGATTTTGCGGGTTTATCGCGCAGTGTATGATATTTTGTTTTTGCGCCGTTTGGTGGTCGGTTTGCGGTAAATTTAGGTCGGATTTAGGCGCAAAACCGACTCCGGTAAGCTATTTGACGCTTTTAAATTTTTAAATTTACCGCCGTTTTTGCCGCCCGTTAAATTTAAAAAGTCGCGCCGATACGTTTAAATTTACGTATAAAATTTCTTTTGTTTTAAAATTTGCGTCGGCAAAACGCCGAATTTTTCTCTAAAAATCTTTGCAAAATGCGGAGCGCTGGCATATCCGACGATTTTTGCGGCTTCGCTCACGCCGATATCCCCGCGCTCTAAGAGCTTTTTCGCAGCGTTTAGACGCTCGCTTGCTAGCAGCCCGTAGATCGTATCGCCAAAATAGCTTTTAAAGCCTTTTTTTAGCTTAAATTCATTCGTCGCGCACGCTCTGGCTAGCTCTTTTATGCTGGGCGGATTTTGGACATCGCTTAGTAAAATTTGCCTCGCTTTATTTAAAATTTTTACGTATTCGTCGCTAAAATCGCGCTTTTTTTCATCGGCTTCGGGCGTTTTAGGCGCGCCTAAGCTTTTGTAGATTAGCTCTAAAATTTTAGCTTCCATGAAGATTTCTCGCATCTTGCCCTCAAGCTCGCTCGCAGTTAAAAGCTCCCGTAAAATCATGCTTTGGGCTAAATTTATCTTAGCCGTTTGGATGCAGATTTCGTTTTCTTCGCCTAGGTTTTTAAATGCCGCCAGCTCGTCGGCTAGTTCGTTTTTTAGTACGATACATCGTCCTGTATAGTTATTGCTCTGATACTCGCAGATACCCTCAAATCCGCTATCCACGCGTCCCATCCAAAACTCTCCGGCCTTTAGATAAAAAGTTTTTTTATCCGCTTTAAGCCCGGCGTCTCCTCTTGCGTCGTTAAAGAGCAAAAAGCAGTAGCCAGCGCCTCTTTCAAGCCGTCTTTTTACGCTTTTATTGCAGATTATTTCGCTTCTGCAGTAGCTTGCGCCACTTGCGCCTTTAAAAAACTCAATCTTACATTTTCTATCTTGCTCTTGCCATGCGCTTTGTCCGTAGCGCACCGAATTTTGCGCGAATTCTTGCTCGTTTGCGCGTAAAATATCTTTAAACTCGACCTTCATTTGTTTTTTATCCTTTTAGCGTTGATAAAAAATCCCTCTACCGTTTATCGGAGTATTGATAATAATTATCTGATTATAGTAAAATAAGGTTTAAATTTAAATAAGGAGTTTAAAGATGAAAAGTATGCCTAAAATTTCTATGCTAGCTTGTTTGGCGCTATCTTGCGCGCAGGCGGCCGACGAAGTGAAACTAAATGAAGTTACCGTAACTAGCGCGACGGGTTTTGAGCAAAATATCAAAGACGCGCCCGCTTCCGTTTCGGTAATCTCGCAAAAAGAGATAGCCAGGCGCAACCATCAAGATATAGAAAGCGTCGTAAAAGACGCTCCGGGCGTTTTCGGCGCGACGCTGGGAGCTGCTAGCAGACGCGGTATCACGATGAGAGGCCTTGGTCAAAAATACACTAAAATTTTAATAGATGGCCGCCCTGCGACCAGCGATAGCGCGTATAGAGGGCTTCGCGCGGTCGGTAGCGCTCAAAATTTTCTCCCGCCGGCAAACACGATCGAGCGTATCGAAATCGTGCGAGGGCCGATGAGCTCGCTATACGGCTCAGATGCGATGGGAGGCGTCATAAATATTATCACCAAGGGCTTTTCAAACGAATTTAGCGGTAACGTAAACGGCTACTATACGCTTGCGGGCAAAAGCGGGATAAATTACGACTATCAGACCGGCTTTTACGCAAACGGCGCAGTGATCCCAGACGTGCTAGGTATCGCGCTTTACGGGCGGTATTTTCACAAATTTGAAGATGAGCGAGCCTTTACGAACCGCAAAAACGAGGACATAAATTTCGGTGCGAAAATCATGTATAACGCCACCGAAAACGACGAAATAGCTCTAGATCTACGCCGCGTAGTAAATAAATACGAGCGTACTGAAGGCAAGACGCTAAACCGCACGGCTAGCGATAACACGAGCGTGGCTTTTGAGAAGATGAGCGGATATACCGCCTCGCTCTCGCATACGGGCAAATACGATAAACTGCTGCTTGAAAGCTTTTTAATGCACGATAATATGAAAGAGAGTGGGCAACAAGACCTCACGCTAAAAACGACGACGCTAAATACCAAGGGAACGTATTTTTTTGATAATAATACGCTAAGCCTAGGCGCCGAATACAGAAGAGAAAGGCTAAACGAAAAGGCAACGACCGCCGACGCCGCAAATGTCAAAAGGTATGATTTTTCGCTATACGGCGAAGATGATTTTGACGTAACCGACGCACTCACGCTAACTGTGGGTCTAAGGTATAATCACGACAAAGACTACGGCGGACACGTATCTCCGCGCGGCTATGCCGTATATCATCTAAGCGAAAATTTATCGTTAAAAGGCGGAGTATCGGCGGGCTACTCGACGCCTGATATCAAGATGCGAACCGACGGGCTTGCCCTGCCTTTTGCCGGCGGCATGGGAGCGCAGCTGGGCAAAAGCGACCTAAAACCCGAATCCAGCCTAAACTACGAAGCCGGCGTCGCATACGGGGACGAGAGCCTTAACGTATCGGCGATGGCGTTTTATACGCGGATAAAAGACGGTCTAGGTACGAAGCCGGTTTGCGTCGCACGCCCGGGCGTTCCTTGCGTGCATAACGGTAAGACCTATAGGCGCGG
Encoded here:
- a CDS encoding TonB-dependent receptor domain-containing protein, with the translated sequence MKSMPKISMLACLALSCAQAADEVKLNEVTVTSATGFEQNIKDAPASVSVISQKEIARRNHQDIESVVKDAPGVFGATLGAASRRGITMRGLGQKYTKILIDGRPATSDSAYRGLRAVGSAQNFLPPANTIERIEIVRGPMSSLYGSDAMGGVINIITKGFSNEFSGNVNGYYTLAGKSGINYDYQTGFYANGAVIPDVLGIALYGRYFHKFEDERAFTNRKNEDINFGAKIMYNATENDEIALDLRRVVNKYERTEGKTLNRTASDNTSVAFEKMSGYTASLSHTGKYDKLLLESFLMHDNMKESGQQDLTLKTTTLNTKGTYFFDNNTLSLGAEYRRERLNEKATTADAANVKRYDFSLYGEDDFDVTDALTLTVGLRYNHDKDYGGHVSPRGYAVYHLSENLSLKGGVSAGYSTPDIKMRTDGLALPFAGGMGAQLGKSDLKPESSLNYEAGVAYGDESLNVSAMAFYTRIKDGLGTKPVCVARPGVPCVHNGKTYRRGIWESVNIGKAEVKGVELASDWQILSNLALHSSYVYTKSKQKSGAYEGKSLNNLPVHTVKLGLDYDMTPDLNLWTQMNYLGKTRAVYGLPGDEEIKDYTLFDAGASYKLTKNASVNFSVYNIFNEYVTTKSGRYEILIADGIKYRLGFNVNF
- the hemW gene encoding radical SAM family heme chaperone HemW translates to MLLYVHIPFCESKCPYCAFGSVVGKRNLTGAYFDAMIADFREQILKFDVKNGDIETVFIGGGTPSAVDGGYYERLFEAVAPYLAKDAEITTEANPNSASLAWLSQMKSYGVNRVSFGAQSFFEDKLKFLGRIHDARQIYEAVANAKTAGLENINVDLIYGTKLDTKKRLEQEAQNIRNLGVSHVSAYSLTLEENTPFASKINYAKDSPRLAKFMIDRIEETGLKQYEISNFGQICKHNLGYWQAKFYLALGAYAVGFWLVHRFYNASNLNAYVKNPHAKKIENLSADELNLERIFLGARSIVGIEQSSLNAEQEQRAQLLKNSGKLKFKNGRYYAKNFLTADEISLFIAG
- the tatC gene encoding twin-arginine translocase subunit TatC — translated: MFEELKPHLIELRKRLFISVMTVIVMFVVCFSFWNQILDFIIAPLQNTLPDNQKMVFLEVQEPFFVAMKVAFFTGFLFSLPIIFWQFWLFVAPGLYENEKKYVIPFVISATFMFLVGAAFCYYVVVPIGFAFLINFGQQLFSAMLNIGGYVGFFTKLVIAFGIAFELPVITFFLAKLGLVDDKMLKNSFRYAIVVIFIFAAVMTPPDILSQFLMAVPLIGLYGLSIFIAARVNPAKNEEPEQETDEEKEDE
- the tatB gene encoding Sec-independent protein translocase protein TatB, which encodes MFGMSLPEIIVIAVIAVLFLGPDKLPSAMVEIAKFFKTVKKTVNDAKSSFDQEIKIQELKEDAKKYKESIAKTTETVRKKLTFEELDELKKGVNDVTSGITDGLNDVKKSVEAVKNPGEAVKNAVLGDNEKKEA
- a CDS encoding helix-turn-helix transcriptional regulator; the encoded protein is MKVEFKDILRANEQEFAQNSVRYGQSAWQEQDRKCKIEFFKGASGASYCRSEIICNKSVKRRLERGAGYCFLLFNDARGDAGLKADKKTFYLKAGEFWMGRVDSGFEGICEYQSNNYTGRCIVLKNELADELAAFKNLGEENEICIQTAKINLAQSMILRELLTASELEGKMREIFMEAKILELIYKSLGAPKTPEADEKKRDFSDEYVKILNKARQILLSDVQNPPSIKELARACATNEFKLKKGFKSYFGDTIYGLLASERLNAAKKLLERGDIGVSEAAKIVGYASAPHFAKIFREKFGVLPTQILKQKKFYT